A single Eubalaena glacialis isolate mEubGla1 chromosome 18, mEubGla1.1.hap2.+ XY, whole genome shotgun sequence DNA region contains:
- the HSPB6 gene encoding heat shock protein beta-6 isoform X1 yields the protein MEIPVPVQPSWLRRASAPLPGLSAPGRLFDQRFGEGLLEAELAALCPAALAPYYLRAPSVALPTTQVSTDPGHFSVLLDVKHFSPEEIAVKVVGDHVEVHARHEERPVSPLAGAGPEQDEHGYIAREFHRRYRLPPGVDPASVTSALSPEGVLSIQAAPAPAQAPLPSPPAAAAK from the exons ATGGAGATCCCGGTGCCTGTGCAGCCGTCTTGGCTGCGCCGCGCCTCGGCCCCGTTGCCCGGGCTTTCGGCACCCGGGCGCCTCTTCGACCAGCGCTTCGGcgaggggctgctggaggccgAGCTGGCTGCGCTGTGCCCCGCCGCGCTGGCCCCCTACTACTTGCGCGCACCCAGCGTGGCGCTGCCTACCACCCAG GTATCGACCGACCCCGGGCATTTCTCGGTGCTGCTGGATGTGAAGCACTTCTCACCCGAGGAAATCGCCGTCAAGGTGGTTGGCGACCACGTGGAGGTGCACGCGCGCCACGAGGAGCGCCCGGTGAGCCCgctggcgggggcggggccagaaCAA GATGAGCACGGATACATCGCGCGCGAGTTTCACCGCCGCTACCGCTTGCCGCCTGGCGTGGACCCTGCGTCCGTGACGTCCGCGCTGTCCCCTGAGGGCGTCCTTTCCATCCAGGCCGCACCTGCTCCGGCCCAGGCTCCGCTGCCGTCGCCGCCGGCGGCTGCCGCCAAGTAG
- the HSPB6 gene encoding heat shock protein beta-6 isoform X2 has product MEIPVPVQPSWLRRASAPLPGLSAPGRLFDQRFGEGLLEAELAALCPAALAPYYLRAPSVALPTTQVSTDPGHFSVLLDVKHFSPEEIAVKVVGDHVEVHARHEERPDEHGYIAREFHRRYRLPPGVDPASVTSALSPEGVLSIQAAPAPAQAPLPSPPAAAAK; this is encoded by the exons ATGGAGATCCCGGTGCCTGTGCAGCCGTCTTGGCTGCGCCGCGCCTCGGCCCCGTTGCCCGGGCTTTCGGCACCCGGGCGCCTCTTCGACCAGCGCTTCGGcgaggggctgctggaggccgAGCTGGCTGCGCTGTGCCCCGCCGCGCTGGCCCCCTACTACTTGCGCGCACCCAGCGTGGCGCTGCCTACCACCCAG GTATCGACCGACCCCGGGCATTTCTCGGTGCTGCTGGATGTGAAGCACTTCTCACCCGAGGAAATCGCCGTCAAGGTGGTTGGCGACCACGTGGAGGTGCACGCGCGCCACGAGGAGCGCCCG GATGAGCACGGATACATCGCGCGCGAGTTTCACCGCCGCTACCGCTTGCCGCCTGGCGTGGACCCTGCGTCCGTGACGTCCGCGCTGTCCCCTGAGGGCGTCCTTTCCATCCAGGCCGCACCTGCTCCGGCCCAGGCTCCGCTGCCGTCGCCGCCGGCGGCTGCCGCCAAGTAG